TGCCGCACGACGCGAGGCACTCCACCGTGGAGAGCGTGAAGCGACCGTCCAGCGTCGTCTGCCCGGGCGTGATGCCGAGGCGGCGCGACAGGTACGCGACCAGCCCATCGGCGCCACGCAGTGAACACGAGAGGTTGCGGCAGACCTGGATGTGATGCCTGCCCAGCGGCTTCCGCGTGAACTGCGTGTAGAAGGCCAGCACTTCGTCGACCTGCGTGCGCGGAACGCCGAGGTATGCCGTCAGCTCGTCCACGTCGCTGTCGGCG
This portion of the Gemmatimonadaceae bacterium genome encodes:
- the nuoE gene encoding NADH-quinone oxidoreductase subunit NuoE, which produces MRPMKHLIPEFEEWKKRYPAGFEGSLTIPCLRRIQEDRGWIADSDVDELTAYLGVPRTQVDEVLAFYTQFTRKPLGRHHIQVCRNLSCSLRGADGLVAYLSRRLGITPGQTTLDGRFTLSTVECLASCGTAPMMMVGDTYHENLTPESVDALLETLRS